One region of Priestia megaterium genomic DNA includes:
- a CDS encoding YheC/YheD family endospore coat-associated protein has translation MNTFTISLKPLENHMSDDIYISSALFSRVKCKHEFTLTVGSITKEVKATVFQHRECCFMMSEALFADFCFPYETHQLRGIYEENTFRMGPVISIVTEVREDEEPFGSISVFCKEFVQACKELGCFCYVSKLSDVKSLSPKGYVYRGDRWVYSDVPFPGIVHNRIHARKTEQSADFQTFKTFLKEHDVPFFNARYLNKWTVFQQLKDVVHLLPYLPKTYQLRSRQDLLDALELHDDVFLKPVHGSQGKNIFKISKKEKYILDYTTFTQTYEKEYESLYDLFETLYSQLKRQGFLIQEGISLQTYKQCPFDFRILCHKKDDLTWKITSIVTRVSKPGNFVSNLARGGDIHPPQQVLTQLYDSKTTRHILSLLKEIAIEICTQLSHPSELYAEFGIDLAIDQEGKPWIIEVNVKPSKQLDSSASSVRPSTKALLDYCLHATNFQFAKEDLR, from the coding sequence ATGAATACTTTTACCATTTCTCTAAAACCACTAGAGAACCATATGAGCGACGACATTTACATTAGTTCTGCTCTGTTCTCACGTGTGAAATGCAAGCACGAGTTTACGTTAACAGTAGGCTCCATCACGAAAGAAGTCAAAGCCACTGTTTTTCAGCATCGAGAATGCTGCTTCATGATGTCGGAAGCTCTATTTGCAGACTTTTGCTTTCCGTATGAAACGCATCAGCTGAGAGGCATTTACGAAGAGAACACGTTTAGGATGGGACCCGTGATTAGCATCGTAACAGAAGTTCGAGAAGATGAAGAACCCTTTGGCTCCATTTCTGTATTTTGTAAGGAATTTGTTCAAGCTTGCAAGGAGTTAGGGTGTTTTTGCTATGTGAGCAAATTGAGCGACGTGAAGTCATTGTCCCCTAAAGGATATGTTTATCGCGGTGATCGATGGGTTTATTCAGACGTTCCCTTTCCGGGAATCGTACACAACCGGATTCATGCCAGGAAAACCGAGCAAAGCGCTGATTTTCAAACCTTTAAAACATTTTTGAAAGAGCATGACGTTCCTTTCTTTAACGCACGCTACTTAAATAAATGGACGGTTTTTCAACAGCTTAAAGATGTTGTACACTTGCTTCCATATTTGCCAAAAACGTATCAGCTTCGTTCACGTCAAGATCTTCTTGACGCTTTGGAACTTCATGACGATGTTTTTCTGAAGCCTGTTCATGGTAGCCAAGGAAAAAATATTTTTAAAATTTCAAAGAAAGAGAAGTATATTTTAGACTATACAACGTTTACACAGACGTATGAAAAAGAATATGAATCTCTCTATGACTTATTTGAAACGCTTTATAGTCAATTAAAAAGGCAAGGATTTCTCATCCAAGAAGGAATTTCACTGCAGACATACAAACAGTGCCCTTTTGATTTCCGCATTCTCTGTCATAAAAAAGACGACTTGACGTGGAAAATCACGTCCATTGTCACGCGTGTATCAAAACCCGGCAATTTCGTCTCAAATCTTGCTCGTGGAGGGGATATTCATCCTCCTCAGCAAGTTTTAACTCAGCTCTATGATTCAAAAACGACGCGCCATATCCTTTCACTTTTAAAAGAGATTGCGATTGAAATTTGCACACAGCTTTCTCACCCGTCTGAACTTTATGCAGAATTTGGTATTGATTTAGCGATTGATCAAGAAGGAAAGCCTTGGATTATTGAAGTAAATGTCAAACCTTCCAAACAATTAGATTCAAGCGCTTCCTCTGTTCGTCCCTCAACAAAAGCACTGCTTGATTATTGTCTGCATGCAACGAATTTTCAATTTGCCAAGGAGGATTTACGATGA
- a CDS encoding YheC/YheD family endospore coat-associated protein, giving the protein MITIYYHKEKQQWFHNNPSASYTWGVQEIELPFTQSISPTQAFLRLKGEKAGPIVGVLTNKAVLEKLNVKQRPLLELLHHTLQEKGGLLALFAEETMSHHFFEGYCFDGAKKQWIKTTLPLPNVIYNRYPGRKSETKKLKSLHKKIKSRHIPLFNSAFFSKWKVYQLFSKHPLLSSHLPKTYRLTPEIDIAKLLQKHSSLYFKPINSSKGAGIFRLSSDKHTIIYQDHTRKEEFSSLQAIDLPRSAYLIQEAIETQPFKDRRYDLRILAHHKDSRYVISGVGIRHSPYHSITTHTLNGGSISPSQDLEDEVDTSFLSSFVNTCGQVLQKSFPLIEEFSLDMAKSVQGHYYLFEVNAKPMIFDETDIQTQGAKHICNIFYKLTKFLD; this is encoded by the coding sequence ATGATTACAATTTACTATCACAAAGAAAAGCAGCAGTGGTTTCATAATAATCCTTCAGCATCTTACACATGGGGAGTTCAAGAAATTGAACTTCCCTTTACTCAAAGCATTTCTCCTACTCAAGCTTTTCTTCGTTTAAAAGGAGAAAAAGCAGGTCCTATTGTGGGAGTTTTAACGAACAAAGCTGTTTTGGAAAAACTGAATGTAAAACAGCGTCCTTTATTAGAACTCTTACATCATACCCTGCAAGAGAAAGGCGGGCTTCTTGCTTTATTCGCTGAAGAAACAATGTCTCATCACTTCTTTGAAGGGTATTGCTTTGACGGGGCAAAAAAGCAGTGGATCAAAACAACTTTGCCGCTGCCAAACGTTATATATAATCGTTATCCAGGAAGAAAATCAGAAACCAAAAAGCTGAAATCTTTACACAAAAAAATAAAAAGCAGGCACATCCCCCTTTTTAATTCCGCTTTTTTTTCAAAATGGAAAGTGTATCAGTTATTTTCAAAACATCCACTATTATCTTCTCACCTTCCTAAAACCTATCGTTTAACACCAGAAATTGATATTGCTAAGCTTCTGCAAAAACACTCTTCTCTTTATTTTAAGCCTATTAACAGCAGTAAAGGCGCTGGAATTTTCCGATTATCTTCCGATAAGCATACGATTATTTATCAAGATCATACACGCAAAGAAGAATTTTCTTCTTTACAAGCAATTGACCTTCCCAGGTCTGCTTATCTCATTCAAGAAGCAATTGAGACGCAGCCATTCAAAGACCGGCGCTATGACTTACGTATTTTAGCGCATCACAAAGATAGCCGGTATGTTATTAGCGGCGTCGGTATTCGACATAGTCCCTATCACTCCATTACAACACATACGTTAAACGGCGGAAGCATTTCACCTTCTCAAGATCTTGAAGATGAAGTAGATACTTCCTTTCTTTCGTCTTTTGTAAATACGTGCGGGCAAGTCCTTCAAAAGTCCTTCCCTCTCATTGAAGAATTTTCTCTTGATATGGCAAAGTCAGTCCAAGGTCATTATTATCTGTTTGAAGTGAATGCAAAACCGATGATTTTTGATGAAACAGACATTCAAACGCAAGGTGCTAAACACATATGCAACATATTTTACAAATTAACAAAATTTTTAGATTAA
- a CDS encoding alpha/beta-type small acid-soluble spore protein codes for MANYQNASNRNSSNKLVAPGAQAAIDQMKFEIASEFGVNLGPDATARANGSVGGEITKRLVQLAEQNLGGKY; via the coding sequence ATGGCAAATTATCAAAACGCATCAAACAGAAATTCATCAAACAAGTTAGTAGCTCCTGGTGCTCAAGCTGCTATCGATCAAATGAAGTTCGAAATCGCTAGTGAGTTTGGTGTAAACTTAGGACCAGATGCAACAGCTCGTGCGAACGGATCTGTTGGTGGCGAAATCACAAAACGTTTAGTACAATTAGCTGAGCAAAACTTAGGCGGCAAGTACTAA
- a CDS encoding PucR family transcriptional regulator codes for MKQLHTLFGDKMIKAKIPSQFERYKWFSCDEGFIGIEHTALSQKEQALLSAFLTPYDEEVSFLTPEQLYWSNLLFKAPEKVIHSHHTHHSFRFTQFLIKRLFEQKIEFENALHALYSTSITVLWIDKQSGIVIETFDDPNDLTENLSDSIEVLCHDFETSIQFFEGQIHFFPSSPRLIFEREKKWFYQIKHTVEQNHVIHFTDVLPHLVLQESSEAIQNHMIHLLDLVKDDGDLLETIKVYLECNLNVSLAAKKLYMHRNSLQYRIEKFIDRTHLDIKHFTGAVSAYLAILALKNSQDKK; via the coding sequence ATGAAACAGCTGCACACACTATTTGGGGATAAAATGATTAAGGCTAAAATCCCTTCTCAATTTGAACGATACAAATGGTTTTCATGTGATGAAGGCTTCATTGGAATTGAACACACGGCTTTGTCTCAAAAAGAGCAGGCATTACTTTCTGCTTTTTTAACGCCTTATGATGAGGAAGTTTCTTTCCTGACGCCAGAACAATTGTATTGGTCAAACCTGTTATTTAAAGCACCTGAAAAAGTCATTCACTCTCATCATACGCACCATTCTTTTCGCTTTACCCAGTTTTTAATTAAACGTTTGTTTGAACAAAAAATAGAGTTTGAAAATGCGCTTCACGCCTTGTATTCTACCTCGATTACTGTGTTGTGGATTGATAAACAATCAGGTATCGTTATCGAAACCTTTGATGATCCTAATGACTTAACTGAAAATTTATCAGATTCTATCGAGGTGCTATGTCATGATTTTGAAACTTCAATTCAGTTCTTTGAAGGACAAATTCACTTTTTTCCGTCTTCACCGCGATTAATTTTTGAGCGTGAAAAGAAATGGTTTTATCAAATTAAGCATACAGTCGAACAAAACCATGTTATCCATTTTACCGACGTTTTACCCCATTTGGTTCTGCAAGAGTCTTCAGAGGCAATCCAAAATCATATGATACATTTACTTGACTTAGTAAAAGATGATGGAGATCTTTTAGAAACGATTAAAGTTTATTTAGAATGTAATTTAAACGTATCTCTTGCTGCTAAGAAATTGTACATGCATCGCAACAGCTTGCAGTATAGAATTGAGAAATTTATTGATCGCACACACCTTGATATCAAACACTTCACGGGAGCTGTGTCTGCTTACTTAGCTATTCTTGCGTTAAAAAATTCGCAGGATAAAAAATAA
- a CDS encoding YlbF family regulator, translated as MSVNLHDVANDLEKAIRQSDDYTNLKNLYAAVNADQGSKQLFERFRTMQMELQQKQMMGQEITEEEVQQAQQTVAIVQQDQNIAKLMEAEQRMSMVIGELNKIIMKPLEELYGAAE; from the coding sequence GTGTCTGTAAACTTACATGATGTAGCAAATGATTTAGAAAAAGCAATTCGTCAAAGCGACGATTACACAAACTTAAAAAACTTATATGCAGCAGTAAACGCTGATCAAGGTTCAAAACAATTATTTGAGCGTTTCCGTACAATGCAAATGGAGCTGCAACAAAAGCAAATGATGGGCCAAGAGATCACTGAAGAAGAAGTTCAGCAAGCTCAACAAACAGTTGCAATCGTTCAACAAGATCAAAATATCGCGAAGCTAATGGAAGCTGAGCAACGTATGAGCATGGTAATTGGTGAATTAAACAAAATTATCATGAAGCCACTTGAAGAACTTTACGGTGCGGCTGAATAA
- a CDS encoding YheE family protein, whose translation MVAHFQVKPLYQNNRMPGWHISFYMNRVYYEADYLKDGQIVWKTALSNQIDETQLIDYIHELMLFHVYE comes from the coding sequence ATGGTTGCACATTTTCAGGTTAAACCACTGTATCAAAATAATCGAATGCCGGGCTGGCACATCTCGTTTTATATGAATCGGGTTTATTACGAGGCTGATTATTTAAAAGATGGACAAATTGTATGGAAAACTGCGCTTTCTAATCAAATAGATGAAACACAATTAATTGATTATATTCATGAGCTTATGCTTTTTCACGTTTATGAATAG
- a CDS encoding YheC/YheD family endospore coat-associated protein: MISLGFLTIHPQQEVEYVTEIAKHASEFSIEIYRFTPFNIHPNTENIEGFRYDLQQKKWIEDSFLLPSFIYDRCFYRKDSLSNKARPIVNWLKQREDVTFLGHGLPNKLDVYEAIKKDSYLSSYIPPTTPIESVEQLVQLLRTNDSLMIKPANGSQGKGIVKLRQRGREIEASYQQNDIVNTILFSSFQEFKNWFTKTTRDVLYIAQPHISFFPYERTPFDIRLLLQKGNDGAWKEIGRGIRQGERDSIVTNVSSGASIVPFENLLPRIPRVHRQYVMDEINTICKTIPSVLENHFPSLFELGIDLCISRDFSIWILDLNSKPGRKIVMETAPEQKEVMYKNVLSYCIYLANTLSYRKE, encoded by the coding sequence ATGATTTCATTAGGCTTTTTAACGATTCACCCACAGCAAGAAGTGGAGTATGTGACCGAAATTGCTAAACATGCTTCTGAGTTTTCAATTGAAATATACCGTTTTACTCCTTTTAACATTCATCCTAACACCGAAAATATTGAAGGCTTCCGCTACGATTTACAACAAAAGAAATGGATAGAAGATTCCTTTTTACTTCCTTCGTTTATTTACGATCGCTGCTTTTATCGAAAAGACTCGCTGTCTAATAAGGCTCGCCCTATTGTAAACTGGCTTAAACAGCGGGAAGATGTTACATTTTTAGGCCATGGATTGCCCAATAAGCTAGATGTCTATGAAGCCATTAAAAAAGATAGCTATTTATCTTCATATATTCCTCCTACCACTCCAATCGAAAGTGTAGAGCAGCTTGTTCAGCTGCTTCGAACAAATGATAGCCTAATGATTAAGCCTGCCAACGGTTCACAAGGTAAAGGAATTGTGAAATTAAGACAGCGTGGACGTGAAATTGAAGCTTCTTATCAACAAAATGACATTGTAAACACCATTCTATTTTCCTCTTTTCAGGAGTTTAAGAACTGGTTTACGAAAACGACCCGTGATGTATTGTATATTGCTCAGCCCCATATTTCATTTTTCCCTTATGAGCGCACTCCTTTTGATATAAGACTGCTATTACAAAAAGGAAACGATGGTGCTTGGAAAGAAATTGGAAGAGGAATTAGACAAGGTGAACGAGACTCCATCGTAACAAATGTAAGTTCAGGAGCCTCTATTGTACCTTTTGAGAACTTGCTGCCTCGCATCCCTCGCGTTCACCGTCAATATGTAATGGATGAAATCAACACCATTTGTAAAACGATTCCGTCCGTGCTGGAAAATCATTTTCCTTCTCTTTTTGAATTAGGTATTGATTTATGTATCTCGAGAGACTTCAGCATCTGGATTCTAGATTTAAATTCGAAACCAGGAAGAAAAATCGTAATGGAGACAGCTCCTGAACAAAAAGAAGTCATGTATAAAAATGTCCTGTCTTACTGCATCTATTTAGCTAACACACTATCGTATCGTAAGGAGTAA
- a CDS encoding ABC transporter ATP-binding protein, with amino-acid sequence MAELRLEHIYKMYDKDVTAVKDFNLHIQDKEFIVFVGPSGCGKSTTLRMVAGLEEISKGDFYIDSKRVNDVAPKDRDIAMVFQNYALYPHMSVYDNMAFGLKLRKLPKDEIERRVKDAARILGLEQYLERKPKALSGGQRQRVALGRAIVRDAKVFLMDEPLSNLDAKLRVQMRSEIAKLHQRLGTTTIYVTHDQTEAMTMASRLVVMKDGIIQQVGTPKEVYEKPENVFVGGFIGSPAMNFLTGTLKDGKVQVGDSLLAVPEGKMKILREQGYLNKQIILGIRPEDFHDEPVFIESSPGTKVTIKVDVSELMGAETMLYSKLGGQDFVARVDSRTDIKPLQSLDLALDMNKAHFFDAESEQRIRAEHE; translated from the coding sequence ATGGCTGAATTACGTTTAGAACATATTTATAAAATGTATGATAAAGATGTGACGGCGGTAAAAGATTTTAACCTTCACATTCAAGATAAAGAATTTATTGTATTTGTTGGGCCTTCAGGCTGCGGGAAATCGACAACGCTTCGTATGGTTGCAGGGCTAGAGGAAATTTCCAAAGGTGATTTTTATATTGACAGCAAGCGTGTAAATGACGTTGCTCCAAAAGATCGCGATATTGCAATGGTATTCCAAAACTACGCATTGTATCCGCATATGAGCGTATATGACAACATGGCTTTCGGCTTAAAACTTCGTAAATTACCAAAAGATGAAATCGAACGCCGCGTAAAAGATGCCGCTCGTATTTTAGGACTTGAGCAATACTTAGAGCGCAAGCCAAAAGCATTATCCGGCGGACAGCGTCAGCGTGTAGCTCTAGGTCGTGCAATCGTTCGTGATGCTAAGGTCTTCTTAATGGACGAACCTTTATCAAACTTAGACGCGAAATTACGTGTGCAAATGCGTTCTGAAATTGCGAAGCTTCACCAGCGTTTGGGTACAACGACAATTTACGTAACACATGACCAAACCGAAGCAATGACAATGGCTTCTCGTCTGGTTGTTATGAAAGATGGGATTATCCAGCAGGTTGGTACACCAAAAGAAGTATATGAAAAACCTGAAAATGTATTTGTAGGCGGGTTTATTGGTTCTCCTGCTATGAACTTCTTAACCGGAACGTTAAAAGACGGAAAGGTTCAAGTAGGCGATTCTCTTCTTGCAGTTCCGGAAGGTAAAATGAAAATACTTCGCGAGCAAGGATATTTAAATAAACAAATTATTTTAGGCATCCGTCCTGAAGATTTCCATGATGAGCCTGTATTTATTGAATCTTCACCCGGCACAAAAGTTACCATTAAAGTCGATGTATCCGAGTTAATGGGAGCTGAAACCATGCTTTATTCTAAACTTGGCGGACAAGATTTTGTAGCACGCGTAGATTCAAGAACAGATATTAAACCGCTTCAGTCTCTAGACTTAGCATTAGATATGAACAAAGCACATTTCTTTGATGCAGAATCTGAACAGCGCATCCGTGCTGAACACGAATAA
- a CDS encoding YheC/YheD family endospore coat-associated protein — protein sequence MKKTLTRLVVVEQLGCDLSVPASLYKDSLKQAAFGTMTAPCLIQSSECEEIQISAELMTKLQIPFAHMMHPIIVNETIHLGPLIGVLSAGFTGSLLRPIGKRSLHLAKLLSTASITGGLPFIFGTHHINWETGTINGYFYEESGWTQHEVPLPNVVYNRLPNRKTEGLAPFKFIKEKMMTDYGIPFFNPDFFNKWEIHELLKLNEQTAYLLPYTVESPSCEQIKKLLLLHQTVYLKPKNGSLGRGIYTLSFKDSMYTLTYKGEKGLHVQEKETLEELLSEFEYLLTNPSYIAQQGISLIKKEKRCVDFRVHTNKDGNNQWVLTALAAKVAGPNSITTHLDYGGEIEATAKIFTNPSYKKEIENKLKDAAISISHILEQELNGLIGELGFDFGVDYQGNVWLFEANSKPGRSIFSHPALRKADQQTRKLSLEYAIYLSGYYLNTPEGISI from the coding sequence ATGAAAAAAACTCTTACTCGCCTTGTTGTAGTAGAGCAGCTAGGATGCGATCTTTCTGTTCCTGCATCTCTTTACAAAGACTCCTTGAAACAAGCAGCTTTTGGAACAATGACAGCTCCATGCCTTATACAATCTTCAGAATGTGAAGAAATTCAGATTTCAGCTGAGCTAATGACAAAACTGCAAATTCCTTTCGCTCATATGATGCACCCTATTATTGTGAATGAGACCATTCACTTAGGACCTTTAATTGGTGTGTTATCAGCTGGTTTTACTGGTTCTCTGCTGCGGCCAATTGGAAAGCGTTCCCTTCACTTAGCTAAACTTCTTTCTACTGCAAGTATAACAGGGGGACTTCCTTTTATTTTTGGAACTCATCATATCAACTGGGAAACCGGGACCATAAACGGCTATTTTTACGAAGAAAGCGGCTGGACACAGCATGAAGTCCCGCTTCCTAACGTTGTATATAACCGTTTGCCAAATCGAAAAACAGAGGGGTTAGCTCCTTTTAAGTTCATTAAAGAAAAGATGATGACTGATTACGGCATTCCATTTTTTAATCCTGATTTTTTCAACAAGTGGGAAATTCATGAGCTTTTAAAACTGAACGAGCAGACAGCCTATTTGTTACCTTACACGGTTGAAAGTCCTTCGTGTGAGCAAATAAAAAAACTTCTGCTTCTTCATCAAACCGTTTATTTAAAGCCGAAAAACGGAAGCTTAGGCCGCGGCATTTATACCCTATCTTTTAAGGATTCCATGTACACGCTGACTTACAAAGGAGAAAAAGGTCTTCATGTTCAAGAAAAAGAAACCTTGGAGGAACTATTATCAGAATTTGAATATTTACTTACTAATCCTTCATACATTGCTCAGCAAGGTATTTCATTAATCAAAAAAGAAAAGCGCTGTGTAGACTTTCGCGTGCATACGAATAAAGACGGGAATAACCAATGGGTGCTTACTGCTCTAGCTGCTAAAGTAGCCGGTCCCAACAGCATCACTACGCATCTTGATTACGGCGGAGAAATTGAAGCTACAGCCAAAATATTCACTAACCCTTCTTACAAAAAAGAAATTGAAAATAAGCTAAAAGATGCCGCTATCTCAATTAGTCATATACTTGAACAGGAGTTGAACGGATTAATTGGAGAGCTTGGATTCGATTTTGGAGTGGATTATCAAGGAAACGTGTGGCTGTTTGAAGCTAACTCTAAGCCCGGTCGCTCTATTTTTTCACACCCTGCCTTACGAAAAGCAGATCAACAAACTAGAAAACTTTCTCTAGAATATGCGATTTACTTATCTGGATACTATCTAAATACACCTGAAGGCATCAGCATATGA
- a CDS encoding hemolysin family protein: protein MGDLPLNQMMILVVLLMLSAFFSSAETAFSSVNKIRLKHYAEKKYRGSKKALHIAEHFEQTLSTILVGNVVVNIAASSLAAKIALDVFKGNLALVISIIVMTIIILIFGEVLPKSLAKEHAESFALRISSLLFLIIKLLTPISFLFLQVRKGASHLLASAPTPTITEDEIKVMVDLSEEEGTINNIEKELVHRSLNFNDIVVGQILKPRIDVTAVDVNADIDSVCQMFLEERYSRVPVYEDHIDNIIGILSEREFLTCLVQRKEIFIRDLLRQPIFVVESMKISVLLPELQKSKVHMAIVVDEFGGTAGLVTLEDILEEIVGEIWDEHDEAVKYVHQIGEKEYEFNADIPIDEFLTYVAVSSPDSTCHTLGGWIYEQFDHIPAKGDFFSYEEILFTIKEVENRRIRKVSVKSFANKNEEAD, encoded by the coding sequence TTGGGAGACTTGCCTCTGAATCAAATGATGATATTAGTCGTTTTGCTTATGTTATCAGCTTTCTTTTCATCTGCTGAGACAGCCTTTTCAAGCGTAAATAAAATTCGTTTAAAACATTACGCTGAGAAAAAATATCGAGGAAGTAAAAAAGCGCTGCATATTGCTGAACACTTTGAGCAGACGCTATCGACAATTTTAGTAGGAAATGTTGTCGTAAACATTGCTGCGTCCTCTTTGGCAGCTAAAATTGCCCTCGATGTGTTTAAAGGAAACCTAGCACTTGTGATTAGTATCATCGTTATGACCATCATCATTTTGATTTTTGGTGAAGTCTTGCCGAAATCGTTAGCGAAAGAGCATGCCGAATCTTTTGCGCTGAGGATTTCTTCCTTGTTATTTCTTATTATTAAATTATTAACCCCGATTTCCTTCTTATTTTTACAGGTGAGAAAAGGAGCTTCTCACTTGTTAGCGTCTGCTCCTACACCAACGATTACAGAAGATGAAATTAAAGTGATGGTAGATTTAAGCGAAGAAGAAGGAACGATTAATAATATTGAAAAAGAGCTAGTTCATCGTTCACTCAATTTTAATGACATTGTGGTGGGGCAAATTTTAAAACCTAGAATAGATGTCACAGCGGTTGACGTAAATGCCGATATTGATTCGGTTTGTCAAATGTTTCTTGAAGAGAGATATTCGAGAGTCCCTGTATACGAAGATCATATTGATAACATTATTGGCATTTTATCAGAAAGAGAATTTTTAACCTGTTTAGTCCAAAGAAAAGAGATTTTTATTCGTGATTTGTTGAGACAACCTATTTTTGTAGTAGAATCCATGAAAATATCTGTACTATTGCCAGAGCTTCAAAAAAGTAAGGTGCACATGGCAATTGTAGTTGATGAGTTTGGTGGAACGGCCGGTCTTGTGACCTTAGAGGATATATTAGAAGAAATTGTGGGAGAGATTTGGGATGAACATGATGAAGCTGTTAAGTATGTACATCAGATAGGGGAAAAGGAGTACGAATTTAACGCAGACATCCCTATTGATGAATTTTTAACCTATGTAGCAGTTAGTTCTCCTGACAGTACGTGCCATACCTTAGGGGGATGGATATATGAGCAGTTTGATCATATTCCTGCTAAAGGAGACTTTTTCTCATATGAAGAGATATTGTTTACCATTAAGGAAGTAGAAAATCGACGCATTCGCAAAGTTTCCGTAAAATCATTTGCGAATAAGAATGAGGAAGCTGATTAA